The following proteins come from a genomic window of Miscanthus floridulus cultivar M001 chromosome 2, ASM1932011v1, whole genome shotgun sequence:
- the LOC136540039 gene encoding ATP-dependent Clp protease proteolytic subunit 5, chloroplastic-like isoform X1, with amino-acid sequence MATATATSSSSLTTPLLHPNPNTNPAPRSLQLLRSRRCARAVTAAVAGGAVPYGATLRRGIWSIRDDLVVPRSPYFPVESAAGQERGPSPMVMERFQSVVSQLFQHRIIRCGGPVEDDMANIIVAQLLYLDAIDTTKDIIMYVNSPGGSVTAGMAIFDTMKHIRPDVSTVCIGLAASMGAFLLSAGTKGKRYSLPNSRIMIHQPLGGAQGQETDLEIQANEMLHHKANLNGYLAYHTGQPLDKINVDTDRDYFMSAKEAKEYGLIDGVIMNPLKALQPLPASS; translated from the exons ATGGCGACCGCCACCGCAACCTCTTCCTCCTCGCTGACCACTCCTCTCCTCCACCCGAACCCCAATACCAACCCCGCTCCCAGATCTCTCCAACTCCTCAG gagcaggaggtgcgcTCGTGCCGTGACTGCCGCCGTAGCCGGAGGAGCGGTGCCTTACGGGGCTACTCTGCGGCGCGGGATTTGGTCGATCAG GGATGACTTGGTGGTGCCGAGATCGCCCTACTTCCCAGTGGAGTCCGCGGCGGGGCAGGAGCGTGGGCCATCGCCCATGGTGATGGAGCGGTTCCAGAGCGTCGTCAGTCAGCTTTTCCAGCAC AGGATTATCCGGTGCGGTGGCCCTGTTGAGGATGATATGGCCAACATCATTGTAGCACAGCTGCTTTACCTCGACGCTATTGATACCACTAAG GATATAATTATGTATGTGAATTCACCAGGAGGGTCAGTGACAGCTG GAATGGCTATATTTGATACAATGAAACACATCAGGCCTGATGTATCCACTGTTTGTATCGGACTAGCTGCAAG TATGGGAGCTTTTCTACTTAGTGCTGGGACCAAAG GAAAGCGATACAGCTTACCAAACTCGAGGATAATGATCCATCAACCTCTTGGAGGGGCCCAAGGACAGGAGACTGATCTTGAGATTCAG GCTAATGAGATGCTGCACCACAAGGCTAACTTAAATGGATACCTTGCATACCACACTGGGCAGCCCCTGGATAAGATCAATGTAGATACTGACCGTGACTACTTTATGAGCGCGAAAGAAGCAAAGGAGTATGGCCTTATTGATGGAGTAATCATGAATCCCCTCAAGGCCCTTCAACCACTTCCAGCTTCCAGTTAG
- the LOC136540039 gene encoding ATP-dependent Clp protease proteolytic subunit 5, chloroplastic-like isoform X2, with translation MATATATSSSSLTTPLLHPNPNTNPAPRSLQLLRSRRCARAVTAAVAGGAVPYGATLRRGIWSIRDDLVVPRSPYFPVESAAGQERGPSPMVMERFQSVRIIRCGGPVEDDMANIIVAQLLYLDAIDTTKDIIMYVNSPGGSVTAGMAIFDTMKHIRPDVSTVCIGLAASMGAFLLSAGTKGKRYSLPNSRIMIHQPLGGAQGQETDLEIQANEMLHHKANLNGYLAYHTGQPLDKINVDTDRDYFMSAKEAKEYGLIDGVIMNPLKALQPLPASS, from the exons ATGGCGACCGCCACCGCAACCTCTTCCTCCTCGCTGACCACTCCTCTCCTCCACCCGAACCCCAATACCAACCCCGCTCCCAGATCTCTCCAACTCCTCAG gagcaggaggtgcgcTCGTGCCGTGACTGCCGCCGTAGCCGGAGGAGCGGTGCCTTACGGGGCTACTCTGCGGCGCGGGATTTGGTCGATCAG GGATGACTTGGTGGTGCCGAGATCGCCCTACTTCCCAGTGGAGTCCGCGGCGGGGCAGGAGCGTGGGCCATCGCCCATGGTGATGGAGCGGTTCCAGAGCGTC AGGATTATCCGGTGCGGTGGCCCTGTTGAGGATGATATGGCCAACATCATTGTAGCACAGCTGCTTTACCTCGACGCTATTGATACCACTAAG GATATAATTATGTATGTGAATTCACCAGGAGGGTCAGTGACAGCTG GAATGGCTATATTTGATACAATGAAACACATCAGGCCTGATGTATCCACTGTTTGTATCGGACTAGCTGCAAG TATGGGAGCTTTTCTACTTAGTGCTGGGACCAAAG GAAAGCGATACAGCTTACCAAACTCGAGGATAATGATCCATCAACCTCTTGGAGGGGCCCAAGGACAGGAGACTGATCTTGAGATTCAG GCTAATGAGATGCTGCACCACAAGGCTAACTTAAATGGATACCTTGCATACCACACTGGGCAGCCCCTGGATAAGATCAATGTAGATACTGACCGTGACTACTTTATGAGCGCGAAAGAAGCAAAGGAGTATGGCCTTATTGATGGAGTAATCATGAATCCCCTCAAGGCCCTTCAACCACTTCCAGCTTCCAGTTAG
- the LOC136540038 gene encoding ubiquitin-conjugating enzyme E2 32-like, translated as MAATAKYNRSNPAVKRILQEVKEMQSNPSPDFMALPLEEDIFEWQFAILGPRDSEFEGGIYHGRIQLPSDYPFKPPSFMLLTPSGRFEIQKKICLSISNYHPEHWQPSWSVRTALVALIAFMPTNPGGALGSLDYKKEDRRALAIKSREVPPKFGSSERQKLIDEIHEQMLIKAPPVPQALPNVPNEESNQLPAPDSSEHADKVDEGDNTSGSMSGSLSGHPVPKSESPVAENTGETSAVEVANHHVPEASRRENIPRVPSSLKNPAVAIQKPKHDRLLTLTAFGLTLAIMALVIKKFLKINGLGGFIEGKF; from the exons ATGGCGGCCACGGCTAAGTACAACCGGAGCAACCCGGCGGTGAAGCGGATCCTGCAGGAGGTCAAGGAGATGCAGTCCAACCCCTCACCCGACTTCATGGCCCTCCCCCTCGAG GAGGACATCTTCGAGTGGCAATTTGCTATCCTTGGCCCGAGAGACAGCGAGTTTGAGGGTGGAATCTATCATGGCAGGATCCAGCTACCCTCGGATTATCCATTCAAGCCACCGTCCTTCATGCTACTTACG CCAAGTGGACGCTTTGAGATTCAGAAGAAGATTTGTTTGAGCATATCCAATTACCACCCGGAGCACTGGCAGCCTTCATGGAGTG TCCGCACAGCATTGGTAGCCTTGATTGCGTTCATGCCAACGAACCCTGGTGGGGCATTGGGCTCGCTGGATTACAAAAAGGAAGATAGACGAGCACTTGCTATAAAATCACGTGAAGTGCCGCCAAAATTTGGCTCCTCAGAGCGTCAGAAACTAATTGATGAG ATCCATGAGCAAATGCTCATTAAGGCTCCTCCTGTCCCCCAAGCGCTACCaaatgtgccaaatgaggagTCTAACCAATTACCTGCACCTGACTCTTCTGAGCATGCAGACAAGGTAGATGAAGGTGACAACACATCTGGGTCAATGTCAGGCTCGTTGAGTGGCCATCCTGTGCCAAAATCTGAATCGCCGGTTGCAGAAAACACTGGTGAAACCTCAGCAGTTGAGGTTGCCAACCATCATGTGCCTGAAGCGAGCCGTAGAGAAAACATTCCAAGAGTTCCTTCGTCTCTAAAGAATCCTGCTGTTGCAATCCAGAAGCCGAAGCATGACAGGCTGTTGACCTTGACCGCATTTGGGCTGACTCTTGCTATTATGGCACTTGTGATCAAGAAGTTCTTAAAAATCAATGGCTTGGGCGGTTTCATTGAGGGCAAGTTCTGA